The following coding sequences are from one Paenibacillus stellifer window:
- a CDS encoding lasso peptide biosynthesis B2 protein, translated as MVRKIRRLAGLDRTTLRFYIEAFVLLGWARTLLYYKFSRVAPQLGRRGEETAMQADPQHLAFLNHIANSINTISRYTPWQSKCLVRAIAGMKMLERRGIDSTLYLGTGKDENGMLIAHAWLRSGPYYISGAEVMDRFVTVDKFAKSALNNR; from the coding sequence ATGGTCAGAAAAATCAGACGTCTGGCCGGCCTCGACAGGACGACGCTTCGCTTCTATATAGAAGCTTTTGTTCTGCTCGGCTGGGCGCGCACCCTGCTCTACTACAAGTTCTCCAGAGTAGCTCCTCAGCTCGGCAGACGCGGAGAGGAGACGGCGATGCAGGCCGATCCGCAGCATCTCGCCTTCCTGAATCACATTGCAAATTCCATCAATACGATCAGCAGATATACGCCGTGGCAGAGCAAATGTCTGGTCAGAGCCATCGCCGGTATGAAAATGCTGGAGCGTCGCGGAATCGACAGCACACTCTATCTGGGAACGGGCAAAGATGAGAACGGAATGCTGATTGCGCATGCCTGGCTGCGCAGCGGCCCCTATTATATTTCCGGCGCTGAAGTCATGGACCGTTTCGTTACGGTCGACAAATTCGCCAAATCCGCTTTGAATAACCGGTAA
- a CDS encoding lasso peptide biosynthesis PqqD family chaperone yields the protein MKTKSLSMDTVLVQCEGNIVSDMDGEKVMLSIERGKYFNLGQVGGDIWELIGTPRSVKEIVEELRKSYEIDLEICEQDVIPFLQNLLQEDLIRISGDK from the coding sequence ATGAAGACCAAGAGTTTATCCATGGACACTGTCCTGGTACAATGCGAGGGCAATATCGTCAGCGATATGGACGGGGAGAAGGTCATGCTGAGCATCGAACGGGGCAAATATTTCAACCTGGGACAGGTTGGAGGCGATATTTGGGAGCTGATCGGAACCCCGCGTTCCGTCAAGGAAATCGTCGAGGAGCTCCGCAAGAGCTACGAAATCGACCTCGAAATTTGCGAACAGGACGTCATTCCTTTTCTGCAGAATCTGCTGCAGGAAGATTTGATACGCATATCCGGAGATAAATAA
- the htpG gene encoding molecular chaperone HtpG, whose product MAKKQFQAESKRLLEMMINSIYTQREIFLRELISNSSDAIDKIYYKALTDDSLTFNKEDYFIRITADKENRTLTLTDTGIGMTQEELENNLGVIAKSGSLAFKKENEAKDGHNIIGQFGVGFYSAFMVADTVTVISRALGSDTAFKWESEGADGYSIEAAEKDAIGTDIILKIKANTEDDSYDEFLEEYRLRTIVKKYSDFIRYPIKMDVTRSKPKEGAENEYEEVKEEQTVNSMVPIWRKNKSELTDEDYENFYQEKRYGFDKPLKHIHISADGAVVYNAILFIPENTPFDYYTKEYEKGLELYSNGVLIMNKCGDLLPDYFSFVKGMVDSEDLSLNISRELLQHDRQLSLIAKNIKNKIKGALQTLLKDEREKYETFYQAFGRGLKFGVYNNYGADKDTLQDLLLFHSSKEKKLVSLDEYVSGMPEDQKYIYYASGESIERIEKLPQTELVADKGYEILYFTDDIDEFAIKMLMSYKDKEFRSVSGGDLGIDLDEETKEAENADNENKGLFESMKDILGGKVKSVKASKRLKSHPVCLSAEGDLSIEMEKTLRAMPNGGDVQADKVLEINVNHDVFHSLKNAAETDKEKLALYTNLLFNQALLIEGLPVGDPVEFTNDICKIMV is encoded by the coding sequence ATGGCCAAGAAACAATTTCAGGCCGAATCCAAACGGCTGCTGGAGATGATGATCAATTCCATCTACACCCAGCGTGAAATTTTCCTGCGCGAACTGATTTCCAATTCCAGCGACGCCATCGACAAGATCTATTACAAGGCGCTGACCGACGATTCGCTGACGTTTAACAAAGAGGATTACTTCATTAGAATCACCGCCGATAAGGAGAACCGGACCCTGACTTTAACCGATACGGGCATCGGCATGACTCAGGAAGAGCTGGAGAACAATCTCGGCGTGATCGCCAAGAGCGGCTCGCTTGCCTTCAAGAAGGAGAACGAGGCGAAGGACGGCCACAACATTATCGGCCAGTTCGGCGTAGGCTTCTACTCCGCCTTCATGGTAGCGGATACGGTAACCGTCATCAGCCGCGCGCTCGGCAGCGACACCGCCTTCAAGTGGGAGTCCGAAGGAGCCGACGGCTACTCGATCGAGGCTGCGGAGAAGGATGCTATAGGCACCGACATTATCCTCAAAATCAAAGCCAATACGGAAGATGACAGCTACGACGAATTCCTGGAGGAATACCGTCTGCGCACGATCGTCAAGAAATACTCCGACTTCATCCGCTATCCGATCAAGATGGATGTCACACGGAGCAAGCCGAAGGAAGGAGCCGAGAACGAATACGAAGAGGTTAAGGAAGAGCAGACCGTCAACAGTATGGTTCCGATCTGGCGCAAGAACAAGAGTGAGCTTACAGATGAAGATTACGAGAACTTCTACCAGGAGAAGCGGTACGGCTTCGATAAGCCTCTGAAGCATATTCATATCAGCGCTGACGGTGCTGTCGTCTACAACGCGATTTTGTTCATTCCCGAGAATACGCCTTTCGACTACTATACGAAGGAATACGAGAAAGGCCTGGAGCTGTACTCGAACGGCGTCCTGATCATGAACAAATGCGGTGATCTGCTGCCTGACTATTTCAGCTTCGTCAAGGGTATGGTCGATTCCGAGGACCTGTCGCTGAACATTTCCCGCGAGCTGCTTCAGCATGACCGCCAGCTGAGCCTGATCGCCAAGAACATCAAGAACAAGATCAAGGGCGCGCTGCAGACGTTGCTGAAGGACGAGCGTGAGAAGTACGAAACGTTCTACCAGGCGTTTGGACGCGGTCTGAAGTTCGGTGTGTACAACAATTACGGTGCGGACAAGGATACGCTCCAGGATCTGCTGCTGTTCCACTCCTCGAAGGAGAAGAAGCTGGTCAGCCTGGACGAGTACGTCTCCGGAATGCCGGAGGACCAGAAGTATATTTATTATGCTTCCGGCGAATCCATCGAACGGATCGAGAAGCTGCCGCAGACGGAGCTTGTCGCCGACAAGGGCTATGAGATTCTGTACTTCACCGACGATATCGACGAATTCGCAATCAAGATGCTGATGAGCTACAAGGATAAGGAATTCCGTTCCGTTTCCGGCGGCGATCTCGGCATCGACCTGGACGAAGAGACGAAGGAAGCGGAGAACGCGGACAACGAGAACAAGGGTTTGTTCGAGTCGATGAAGGATATTCTTGGCGGCAAGGTCAAGAGCGTCAAGGCGTCCAAGCGTCTGAAGTCCCATCCGGTATGTCTGTCTGCAGAGGGCGATCTGTCGATCGAGATGGAGAAGACGCTGCGCGCGATGCCGAACGGCGGCGACGTCCAGGCCGACAAGGTACTGGAAATCAACGTGAATCACGATGTCTTCCATTCGCTTAAGAATGCGGCGGAGACCGACAAGGAGAAGCTCGCGCTGTACACGAATCTGCTGTTCAACCAGGCGCTGCTGATCGAAGGGCTGCCGGTCGGCGATCCTGTCGAGTTCACGAATGATATCTGCAAGATTATGGTGTAA
- a CDS encoding nucleotidyltransferase domain-containing protein: protein MTERYALNQEELSEELKLLLKLLQSDAASEDKVGEPEMLAGIDWKVFIQLAVHHRVFPYIYPRMSLLGPGVPPEAVQVLQAEYRRNTVQMLKLCAEMRKLADELAAADIRALFLKGPVLAQELYGDLSLRTSRDLDFVVPITGLEKAEALLVAQGYVKEEEFESILGDWKWRQHHTTFNHPERKITAEIHWRMNPAPYQEPGFDELWERRRTSALLGQNIHFLGDEDLFLYLAAHGARHGWSRLRWLLDIRQMLLREPDADRIVRLLQRYDYSDVGGQTLILAAGPLNAPVAAGFTVLTQRPKAARLANLAMFYIVRTVNLHHPPLPPGVDRHYKRYQPAILPFKQRVIYALGFLHPYAADAKTLPLPKGLYFLYFPLRPFLWVWRKATERQEEAPAGSEQQPKKHTV from the coding sequence ATGACTGAGCGTTACGCCTTGAATCAGGAGGAACTATCCGAGGAACTGAAGCTTCTTCTGAAGCTGCTGCAATCGGACGCGGCATCCGAAGATAAGGTGGGGGAGCCGGAGATGTTGGCAGGCATTGACTGGAAGGTATTTATCCAGCTTGCCGTGCATCACCGGGTGTTTCCGTATATTTACCCGAGAATGAGCCTCCTCGGACCGGGGGTTCCGCCCGAAGCTGTTCAGGTGCTGCAGGCGGAATACCGGCGCAACACCGTTCAGATGCTTAAGCTTTGCGCGGAGATGAGGAAGCTGGCGGACGAACTGGCGGCGGCGGATATCCGTGCGCTCTTCCTGAAAGGCCCCGTTCTGGCCCAGGAGCTCTACGGCGACCTCTCGCTGCGCACTTCACGGGACCTTGATTTCGTTGTGCCGATCACTGGGCTGGAGAAGGCGGAGGCGCTGCTGGTCGCACAGGGCTACGTCAAGGAAGAAGAGTTCGAATCGATTCTGGGGGACTGGAAATGGAGGCAGCATCATACGACCTTCAACCATCCCGAGCGGAAGATCACGGCCGAGATCCATTGGCGGATGAATCCGGCGCCTTACCAAGAACCGGGCTTCGACGAGCTGTGGGAGCGTAGGAGAACGAGCGCTTTGCTGGGGCAGAATATCCACTTTCTTGGCGATGAGGATCTGTTCCTGTATTTGGCGGCGCACGGAGCGAGACATGGCTGGTCAAGGCTGAGATGGCTGCTCGACATCAGGCAGATGCTGCTTCGCGAACCTGACGCCGACCGGATAGTCCGGCTGCTCCAGCGTTATGATTACAGCGACGTGGGAGGCCAGACGCTGATTCTTGCGGCCGGGCCGCTGAACGCTCCGGTGGCTGCCGGCTTCACGGTCCTGACGCAGCGGCCTAAGGCGGCAAGGCTCGCGAACCTAGCCATGTTCTATATCGTGCGGACCGTCAATCTCCATCACCCGCCGCTTCCGCCTGGCGTAGATAGGCATTACAAGCGTTACCAGCCCGCCATCCTGCCCTTTAAGCAGCGGGTGATCTACGCTCTCGGCTTTCTGCATCCATATGCCGCCGATGCCAAGACCCTTCCGCTGCCCAAGGGTCTGTACTTCCTGTATTTCCCTCTTCGTCCGTTCCTGTGGGTATGGAGGAAGGCAACTGAGCGGCAGGAAGAAGCTCCGGCCGGCAGCGAGCAGCAGCCCAAGAAGCATACGGTATGA
- a CDS encoding ABC transporter ATP-binding protein produces the protein MLEVNQLKKAFGEVRAVEDISFMVNRGEVFTIIGPNGAGKTTTLEMIEGLLPPDSGTITVSGLSWSRNAGEIKTKIGVQPQSSALFDLLTAEENLDLFASFYPRSKPVEEVLGMINLTEHRNKRVKSMSGGQRQRLAIGLAMINDPEIIFLDEPTTGLDPQARRNIWDIVLQLKEIGKTVILTTHYMEEAEKLSDRVCIVDAGRVVTLDTPEALIGRLTREREVRLSFLEGADAAARTEEALRGVPEILRLEREGEKLTLWSPEPEQALYILLGFTKEQGFRTQHVSIREMSLEDVFIAFTGKEWRD, from the coding sequence GTGCTTGAAGTCAATCAATTAAAGAAGGCGTTCGGTGAAGTGCGTGCGGTTGAAGACATCAGCTTCATGGTGAACCGGGGGGAGGTCTTCACCATTATCGGTCCGAACGGAGCGGGCAAAACGACGACGTTGGAAATGATCGAAGGCCTTCTGCCGCCCGATTCGGGAACAATAACCGTTTCGGGGTTGTCCTGGAGCCGGAATGCAGGCGAAATCAAGACGAAGATCGGCGTACAGCCGCAGTCGAGCGCGCTGTTCGATCTGCTGACCGCTGAGGAGAACCTGGATCTGTTCGCGTCCTTCTATCCGCGCAGCAAGCCGGTTGAAGAGGTGCTCGGCATGATCAATCTGACCGAGCACCGGAACAAGCGGGTTAAGTCAATGTCCGGCGGTCAGCGGCAGCGGCTGGCGATCGGTCTAGCGATGATCAACGATCCGGAGATCATTTTTCTGGACGAGCCGACAACCGGACTGGACCCTCAGGCCCGGCGGAATATTTGGGACATCGTGCTCCAGCTGAAGGAGATCGGGAAGACCGTTATTCTGACGACCCATTATATGGAGGAAGCGGAGAAGCTTAGCGACCGCGTCTGCATTGTGGATGCCGGCCGGGTCGTTACGCTCGACACCCCGGAGGCGCTGATCGGACGGCTTACCCGGGAGCGGGAGGTACGCCTCAGCTTTCTGGAGGGCGCGGACGCCGCTGCCCGGACAGAGGAAGCACTTCGGGGAGTGCCGGAGATTCTTCGGTTGGAGCGGGAAGGTGAGAAGCTGACCCTGTGGTCGCCGGAGCCGGAACAGGCGCTGTACATATTGCTTGGCTTCACGAAGGAGCAAGGCTTCCGGACCCAGCATGTATCGATTCGGGAAATGAGCCTGGAGGACGTATTCATCGCCTTCACGGGCAAGGAATGGAGGGACTGA
- a CDS encoding ABC transporter permease — protein sequence MSTGTQLWKLFVAQLKTMFREKAVWFWNLFFPVILMVLFMVIFGAGSSDDFKAKVALVNPAGSAGESLAAGLKQIPVFEWKSDAPVSANQADEWVKKKDIDAAIILPESGTGDIKLVVNAENASSATTQAIRGILDQYTTSASFKAAGVEPAYHLQTSSVTSADRELGSADFLLTGMIALSVAQAGLFGMVDMVEIRRSGLLKRLRMTPLRMGLYGMGGMLVRFVLSFVQIVLLTVIGVYGFGASLDINIPVLIIAFFIGVLAFNAIGYLISSFSKSIESYMGVANLTSFLMMFISGVFFATSSLPDWLKPVTRFIPLTYFVEGMRDGMVYGSGITSPDFWSGIGILALWGAVAFAVGAMFYRKGKIEVR from the coding sequence ATGAGCACAGGCACACAGTTGTGGAAGCTGTTCGTCGCCCAGCTCAAAACGATGTTCCGCGAGAAGGCCGTCTGGTTCTGGAATTTGTTCTTTCCAGTCATTCTGATGGTACTGTTCATGGTGATCTTTGGGGCCGGAAGCAGCGATGATTTCAAAGCCAAGGTCGCTCTGGTAAATCCGGCGGGGAGCGCCGGAGAATCTTTGGCTGCCGGACTTAAGCAAATCCCGGTCTTCGAGTGGAAATCCGATGCCCCGGTAAGCGCTAATCAGGCCGATGAATGGGTGAAAAAGAAAGATATTGACGCGGCCATCATTCTTCCGGAGAGCGGGACCGGAGACATCAAGCTGGTCGTGAACGCCGAGAACGCAAGCAGTGCGACGACTCAGGCGATCCGCGGCATCCTGGACCAATATACGACAAGCGCCAGCTTTAAAGCAGCCGGGGTGGAACCGGCCTATCATCTGCAGACCTCTTCTGTCACGAGCGCGGACCGGGAGCTTGGGAGCGCCGATTTTCTGCTGACGGGAATGATCGCTCTTTCGGTGGCCCAGGCCGGATTGTTCGGCATGGTGGATATGGTTGAGATCCGCAGATCCGGCCTGCTGAAGCGCCTGCGTATGACGCCTCTGCGGATGGGGCTGTACGGGATGGGAGGGATGCTGGTACGCTTCGTTCTCAGTTTTGTGCAGATCGTGCTGCTGACGGTGATCGGTGTGTACGGCTTTGGCGCCAGTCTCGATATCAACATCCCGGTGCTCATCATCGCCTTCTTCATCGGCGTTCTGGCGTTCAATGCAATCGGCTATCTGATCTCCTCCTTCAGCAAATCGATCGAATCCTATATGGGCGTCGCGAACTTGACGAGCTTCCTGATGATGTTCATCAGCGGCGTCTTCTTCGCCACCAGCAGTCTGCCGGATTGGCTTAAGCCGGTGACCCGCTTTATTCCGCTGACCTACTTCGTTGAGGGCATGCGGGACGGCATGGTGTACGGCTCGGGCATTACCAGCCCTGATTTCTGGAGCGGCATCGGAATTCTCGCCCTCTGGGGTGCCGTGGCCTTCGCGGTGGGCGCCATGTTCTACCGGAAGGGCAAGATTGAGGTACGCTAG
- a CDS encoding nucleotide pyrophosphohydrolase: MNQTIEKIIQFRDERDWKQFHNPKDLAISLMLEAAELLENFQWKTSDEAIAKNMTNIEDELADVMIYAVLLADNLGIPIEQMILNKIEKNEAKYPVDRFKGSSRKYNEAE, translated from the coding sequence ATGAACCAAACAATCGAGAAAATTATTCAATTTCGTGATGAGAGAGACTGGAAACAATTTCACAACCCGAAGGACCTCGCGATTTCCCTGATGCTTGAAGCGGCTGAACTGCTGGAGAATTTTCAATGGAAGACCAGCGACGAGGCGATTGCCAAAAATATGACGAACATCGAGGATGAATTGGCGGACGTTATGATATATGCAGTACTGCTGGCCGATAATCTGGGCATCCCCATTGAGCAGATGATTCTGAACAAAATCGAGAAGAATGAGGCCAAGTATCCGGTTGACAGGTTTAAAGGATCGTCCCGGAAGTATAACGAAGCCGAGTAG
- a CDS encoding HEAT repeat domain-containing protein, translating to MNTEESKVEQTGAEDGLPENYAELKKAAGRSADWRARLSAVEELGKHPHKQVIDILTRLAESDPVYTVQEAAYRKLLAFGEQVQAPSKDKPELFKGLSKILLRIKKSLPRDHSYEEFKEKLKKMRIDIYDTYEGVKGDDFDKWLESKWSSVK from the coding sequence TTGAATACTGAAGAATCCAAAGTGGAACAGACCGGGGCCGAAGATGGACTTCCGGAGAATTATGCCGAACTCAAAAAAGCCGCAGGACGATCCGCCGATTGGCGCGCGCGCCTGTCTGCCGTGGAGGAACTGGGCAAGCATCCTCACAAGCAGGTGATCGACATCCTGACGCGTCTGGCTGAGAGCGATCCGGTCTACACCGTACAGGAAGCTGCATACCGCAAGCTGCTTGCGTTCGGCGAGCAGGTGCAGGCCCCTTCGAAGGACAAGCCCGAGCTGTTCAAGGGTTTATCCAAAATTTTGCTCCGGATCAAGAAGAGCCTTCCCCGTGACCACTCCTACGAGGAGTTCAAGGAGAAGCTGAAGAAGATGAGAATCGACATCTATGACACCTATGAAGGCGTTAAAGGCGACGATTTCGACAAGTGGCTGGAGAGCAAGTGGTCTTCGGTCAAATAG
- a CDS encoding DUF523 domain-containing protein codes for MIIVSSCLAGVECRYDGSHNIVERIRKLARDQKAVLVCPEVFGGCPTPREPAEIVGGTGEDVLEGNAKVIDRSGHDVTEAFVSGAYRALEIAHMHGAKLIVLKENSPSCGSSMIYNGRFEGTKVSGDGVTAALLRREGYTVISENELASGAYDSWL; via the coding sequence GTGATCATCGTCAGCTCTTGCCTGGCCGGTGTGGAATGCCGCTATGACGGCTCGCATAATATCGTTGAGCGAATCCGGAAGCTGGCCCGTGACCAGAAGGCGGTGCTCGTCTGTCCGGAGGTGTTCGGCGGCTGCCCGACTCCCCGCGAACCTGCCGAGATTGTAGGAGGGACCGGGGAAGATGTGCTCGAAGGCAACGCCAAGGTCATCGACCGTTCCGGACATGATGTGACGGAGGCGTTTGTCAGCGGCGCTTATCGAGCGCTGGAGATAGCCCACATGCACGGCGCCAAGCTGATTGTGCTGAAGGAGAACAGTCCTTCCTGCGGCAGCAGCATGATTTATAACGGACGCTTCGAGGGAACGAAGGTTTCCGGTGACGGCGTGACGGCGGCTCTTCTTAGACGGGAGGGCTATACCGTTATTTCGGAGAACGAGCTTGCATCGGGAGCGTATGATTCCTGGTTGTAA
- a CDS encoding DUF4023 family protein: MDSTGQYVKKLNENQEKAEKNRARAKGSPGTKTQNKQHSTNK, translated from the coding sequence ATGGACAGCACCGGACAATATGTGAAAAAGCTGAATGAGAACCAGGAAAAAGCCGAGAAGAACAGAGCTCGCGCCAAAGGCAGTCCCGGCACCAAAACCCAGAACAAGCAGCACAGCACCAATAAATAG
- a CDS encoding gamma-glutamylcyclotransferase family protein has product MELVFVYGTLRQGERYHHLLENSRPVAMLARVEGIIVDTGLGYPALVEVSSGSVAGEVYEVTDDVLAALDELEDYYGPDADNNEYERVRTQVQTDLGQIPAWIYVYRRDHIYPLISGGDWKLYRLRKEKELYYFAYGSCMDTERIEAAGVAGWFRPVEGAAVLPGFSLQFTLPLADGSRADIVETGGSVEGILYRIPEECLEGYLYQREGVEEGIYRPAVVPVRMDDSIVDAVCFVVVDKKEETAPPAHYMKEILRGARHKVSAEYYARLTEHFFKEFGYCLD; this is encoded by the coding sequence ATGGAGCTTGTCTTTGTATATGGAACGCTGCGTCAAGGGGAGAGATATCACCACCTGCTTGAGAACAGCCGTCCTGTCGCCATGCTGGCCCGGGTGGAGGGCATCATCGTCGATACGGGGCTTGGATATCCTGCACTGGTGGAGGTTAGCAGCGGATCAGTTGCCGGTGAAGTATATGAAGTGACGGATGACGTCCTCGCCGCTCTGGATGAATTGGAGGATTATTATGGTCCTGATGCGGACAACAACGAGTACGAGCGGGTCCGGACACAGGTTCAGACCGATCTTGGGCAGATTCCGGCTTGGATCTACGTGTACAGGCGGGATCATATTTATCCACTTATTTCCGGCGGAGACTGGAAGCTGTACAGGCTGAGGAAGGAAAAGGAACTGTATTACTTTGCCTATGGAAGCTGTATGGATACGGAGCGCATTGAAGCGGCTGGAGTCGCCGGCTGGTTTCGGCCTGTGGAAGGCGCGGCTGTGCTGCCTGGTTTTAGCCTGCAGTTTACACTCCCGTTGGCGGATGGCAGCCGGGCCGATATCGTTGAGACGGGAGGGAGCGTCGAAGGCATACTGTACCGTATCCCCGAAGAGTGTCTGGAAGGATATTTATACCAAAGAGAGGGTGTAGAGGAAGGGATCTATCGCCCTGCAGTTGTGCCTGTACGGATGGATGACAGCATCGTCGATGCGGTGTGCTTTGTTGTGGTGGATAAAAAGGAAGAAACGGCGCCTCCGGCTCATTATATGAAAGAAATCCTCCGAGGAGCCCGGCATAAGGTCAGCGCCGAGTACTATGCGAGGCTTACAGAACATTTCTTCAAGGAGTTCGGTTATTGTCTGGATTGA
- a CDS encoding DUF1273 domain-containing protein, with amino-acid sequence MKTLLVTGYRAHEIGIFSSKHPGIPYIKKALAARITPLLDEGLEWIITPGQYGVDLWACETALELKALYPELRLGIIAAHAEPESRWKEEKQEEFRRIVARADYYGSISKRPFEGSWQFRARDELLMRKSDGILLVYDEEAAQGSPKYIKEEALKLHEESGYALLIVTMEDIQSMADEERQMADYDSQQPE; translated from the coding sequence GTGAAGACCTTGCTCGTTACAGGCTACCGGGCACATGAGATCGGCATTTTCAGCAGCAAGCATCCCGGCATTCCTTATATTAAAAAAGCGCTGGCCGCCCGAATCACGCCGCTGTTGGATGAAGGGCTGGAGTGGATCATTACGCCCGGACAGTACGGCGTTGATCTATGGGCATGCGAGACGGCGCTTGAACTGAAAGCTCTCTATCCGGAGCTTAGGCTGGGCATCATTGCCGCCCATGCTGAGCCGGAGAGCCGCTGGAAGGAAGAGAAGCAAGAGGAATTCCGCCGGATTGTAGCCAGAGCGGATTATTACGGCTCGATCAGCAAGCGTCCTTTCGAGGGAAGCTGGCAATTCAGGGCCAGAGATGAGCTTCTCATGCGCAAAAGCGACGGCATCCTGCTCGTCTATGACGAGGAGGCGGCGCAGGGAAGCCCGAAATACATCAAGGAAGAAGCGCTCAAGCTGCATGAGGAGTCGGGCTATGCGCTCCTGATCGTCACAATGGAGGATATCCAGAGCATGGCGGACGAGGAGCGGCAGATGGCAGACTATGATTCCCAGCAACCGGAGTAA
- a CDS encoding amidase family protein translates to MSFDIVDATIDDLQKAMNAGGLTSRELVLTYLERIAEHDKNGLTVNSVIEINPDALFLAEAMDQERKLLGARGPLHGIPVLLKDNINTGDRMHTSAGSLALADSYAGEDAFIVARLREAGAVILGKANMTEFANFMTSGMPSGYSSRGGQTLNPYNVLMPTGGSSAGSAVAVACNFCTVSVGTETSGSILNPSSLGSIVGIKPTVGLLSRSGILPLSSSQDTAGPMARTVRDAALLLNAMLGLDDSDAAMGAGAGRKYGDYTAFLDENGLKGARIGVPRDYYFEEVGEARTEIFNAAVRLMKERGAVIVDPADIPTAREIRYSSVLLNEFKTALNGYLAKLGPGAPMRTLKDIIRFNDAHPMETLRYGQSTLLDAEYRTSGALTEPQYLRDRALDLKLCKEEGIDAVMREHRLDALLFPADFGSRISARAGYPSVIVPAGYTSENEPLGVTFCGPAYSEPTLIRLAYAYERHSRARRAPSLRSLI, encoded by the coding sequence ATGTCATTTGACATTGTGGATGCAACAATCGACGATCTTCAAAAGGCCATGAACGCCGGCGGGCTTACTTCACGCGAACTGGTGCTGACCTATCTTGAGCGGATTGCCGAGCATGACAAGAACGGCTTGACCGTCAACTCCGTGATCGAAATCAATCCCGACGCGCTGTTCCTCGCGGAAGCGATGGACCAGGAGCGCAAGCTTCTCGGTGCCCGCGGTCCTCTTCACGGAATTCCGGTCCTTCTCAAGGACAACATCAATACGGGAGACCGTATGCATACAAGTGCCGGCTCGCTGGCGCTTGCGGATTCGTATGCCGGAGAGGATGCATTCATCGTAGCCCGGCTCCGCGAAGCCGGAGCGGTCATTCTTGGGAAGGCGAACATGACGGAGTTCGCCAATTTCATGACCTCCGGGATGCCCTCCGGCTACAGTTCACGCGGCGGACAGACCCTGAATCCCTACAACGTCCTGATGCCGACGGGGGGTTCAAGTGCCGGCTCCGCCGTGGCGGTAGCCTGCAATTTTTGTACCGTGTCTGTCGGTACGGAAACGTCCGGCTCCATCCTGAATCCCTCAAGCCTCGGCTCCATCGTCGGCATTAAGCCGACAGTCGGCCTCCTTAGCCGATCAGGGATTCTGCCGCTCTCCTCCTCCCAGGATACAGCCGGGCCTATGGCGAGAACGGTCCGCGACGCTGCCCTGCTGTTGAATGCCATGCTCGGCCTCGACGATTCCGATGCCGCGATGGGCGCCGGGGCCGGCAGAAAGTACGGCGATTATACCGCCTTTCTCGACGAGAACGGGCTGAAGGGCGCCCGCATCGGCGTTCCCCGCGACTATTACTTCGAGGAAGTCGGGGAAGCACGGACGGAGATCTTCAATGCCGCCGTCCGCCTTATGAAAGAGCGCGGTGCCGTCATAGTGGACCCGGCCGACATTCCCACAGCGCGGGAGATCCGTTATTCGTCCGTACTGCTGAACGAATTCAAGACCGCGCTGAACGGCTACCTGGCCAAGCTCGGCCCGGGCGCGCCCATGCGCACTTTGAAGGATATTATCCGCTTCAACGACGCCCACCCGATGGAGACGCTCCGCTACGGCCAGTCCACTCTGCTCGACGCCGAATACCGGACATCGGGGGCCTTAACGGAGCCGCAGTATTTGCGCGACCGGGCCCTCGATCTGAAGCTGTGCAAGGAGGAAGGTATCGACGCCGTCATGCGGGAGCACCGCCTGGACGCGCTGCTGTTCCCTGCCGACTTCGGCTCACGCATCTCCGCCCGCGCAGGCTATCCGTCGGTCATCGTGCCCGCCGGCTACACCTCTGAGAACGAGCCGCTCGGTGTCACATTCTGCGGCCCTGCCTACAGCGAGCCTACACTCATCCGGCTGGCCTACGCCTACGAGCGGCATTCGAGGGCCCGCCGGGCGCCATCGCTGCGCAGCCTGATCTAA